The following coding sequences are from one Veillonella rodentium window:
- a CDS encoding YebC/PmpR family DNA-binding transcriptional regulator, giving the protein MSGHSKWANIKHKKGKTDALKAKMATKIGREITVAARMGGADPTGNMRLKLALQKARENNIPKDNIQRAIDKGVGATDMNAYEEIVYEGYGPAGVAVTVEVMTDNRNRAAADVRHAFSKQGGNLGESGCVGWMFKSKGVFVIDKEGHDEDELTLLALDAGAEDLKAEDDVFEIYTTPEDFDAVEAALADAGIETEVAKITMIPDTTIELSGDDAVKMQKMLDVLDDLDDVQNVYHNGILPDDEEE; this is encoded by the coding sequence ATGTCAGGACATTCTAAATGGGCAAATATTAAACATAAAAAAGGTAAGACCGATGCGTTAAAGGCTAAAATGGCTACGAAAATTGGACGTGAAATCACTGTTGCGGCACGCATGGGCGGTGCAGATCCGACGGGTAATATGCGCTTGAAATTAGCACTTCAGAAAGCTCGTGAAAATAACATCCCTAAGGATAATATTCAACGTGCTATCGATAAAGGCGTAGGCGCAACGGATATGAACGCTTACGAGGAAATCGTATATGAAGGCTATGGGCCTGCCGGTGTTGCCGTTACCGTTGAGGTGATGACGGATAACCGCAACCGCGCCGCTGCAGATGTGCGTCATGCGTTCTCTAAACAGGGCGGTAATCTTGGTGAAAGCGGCTGTGTAGGTTGGATGTTTAAGTCTAAAGGGGTCTTCGTTATTGACAAGGAAGGTCATGACGAAGACGAACTGACGTTGCTCGCTCTTGATGCGGGTGCAGAAGACCTTAAGGCGGAAGATGACGTATTCGAGATTTATACAACACCGGAAGATTTTGATGCGGTGGAAGCGGCTCTTGCGGATGCGGGCATCGAAACAGAAGTGGCGAAGATTACGATGATTCCGGATACGACTATTGAATTGTCCGGCGATGATGCGGTAAAAATGCAGAAGATGCTCGATGTACTCGATGATCTCGATGATGTGCAGAACGTATATCATAATGGTATTTTGCCGGATGATGAAGAAGAATAA
- a CDS encoding SpoIID/LytB domain-containing protein, with product MKTKRLQLMIMATLFLGVNVGGAVTAEAATVQNKSAAVAKKTASSKVVIPKSGMQKKSIFRPLVTKPAPKPAVTQKSTSKASSTAVKKATAVKSSTKSVNTNTKSSAAKVQKSSDTNSIAANTDTITRNKVGTVVTSSAEHKEQVPNVRVLLGSRTQDATVKPTSDLVVLNSANGQVSQVGANRGTIIGLRGGKIAVNGKPVDSVVTLKPSNSEAPFLFEGKRYRGGLTLRANNGTMMIINLVPLEEYLYGVVAQEAVPSWPAAALEAQAVAARTYALHTMEQNKGKLYDVSPTTDHQVYAGVAGESAATTDAVRKTKGVVMLYNQRPINALFHSDGGGYTEDSANVWGNDIPYLKGVKDYSTGTSTSNWTVTTSRQALESKLNAASKGVGKLKSIQLTPLGKPGKETSDRGVSGRIKSATFIGTSGKTTVDGDSLRNILGLKSTLFDFYVNHNPEKGSEKAYHNFTGKNDTVYIKGHGWGHGLGMSQWGAAEMAKQAKPGDANYYQTILRHYYSGITLKKMY from the coding sequence ATGAAAACGAAACGATTACAATTGATGATTATGGCCACATTGTTTTTAGGTGTCAATGTGGGCGGTGCTGTTACAGCGGAAGCCGCGACAGTACAAAATAAGAGCGCTGCTGTAGCGAAAAAAACGGCATCATCTAAGGTTGTTATACCTAAATCCGGTATGCAGAAGAAATCTATATTTAGACCATTAGTGACTAAACCGGCACCAAAACCGGCGGTTACACAAAAGTCAACAAGTAAAGCGAGTTCTACTGCCGTAAAGAAGGCTACTGCTGTAAAATCCTCGACTAAATCCGTGAATACAAATACAAAGTCGTCTGCGGCAAAGGTACAGAAGTCATCGGATACAAACAGTATTGCGGCAAATACGGACACCATTACGAGAAATAAAGTCGGTACTGTGGTGACGTCTTCTGCAGAGCATAAGGAGCAGGTACCGAATGTACGTGTTTTATTGGGCAGTCGTACGCAGGATGCAACGGTAAAACCTACATCTGATTTAGTTGTTCTAAATAGTGCGAACGGTCAGGTCAGTCAGGTGGGAGCTAATCGTGGAACCATCATAGGCTTACGAGGTGGTAAAATCGCTGTTAACGGAAAGCCTGTTGACAGTGTGGTTACATTAAAACCTTCTAACAGCGAGGCCCCGTTTCTTTTTGAAGGAAAGCGCTATCGCGGGGGATTGACCTTACGCGCTAATAACGGCACGATGATGATTATCAATCTGGTGCCTTTAGAAGAATATTTATATGGTGTGGTTGCGCAAGAGGCTGTACCGTCTTGGCCGGCAGCGGCATTGGAAGCGCAGGCCGTAGCCGCTCGTACATATGCATTGCATACGATGGAGCAAAATAAGGGTAAATTATATGATGTGAGCCCTACTACGGATCACCAGGTATATGCCGGTGTTGCCGGTGAATCGGCCGCCACTACTGATGCAGTCAGAAAAACTAAAGGCGTTGTTATGCTTTATAATCAGCGCCCTATCAATGCGTTATTCCACTCCGACGGCGGTGGTTATACAGAGGATAGTGCCAATGTGTGGGGTAATGATATTCCGTATTTGAAAGGTGTAAAGGATTACAGTACCGGAACATCTACATCAAACTGGACGGTTACTACGTCGCGTCAGGCTTTGGAAAGCAAGCTGAATGCGGCAAGCAAGGGGGTCGGAAAATTGAAAAGTATTCAATTGACTCCGTTAGGTAAACCGGGTAAAGAAACATCTGATCGCGGTGTATCGGGGCGTATTAAGAGCGCTACTTTCATAGGCACATCCGGTAAAACCACCGTTGATGGTGATTCGTTGCGTAATATTTTAGGCTTGAAATCGACCTTGTTTGATTTTTATGTTAACCATAATCCGGAGAAGGGGAGCGAGAAAGCATATCATAATTTTACAGGTAAAAACGATACCGTTTATATTAAAGGTCACGGTTGGGGGCATGGTCTCGGTATGTCTCAATGGGGTGCTGCGGAGATGGCGAAACAGGCGAAACCGGGGGATGCCAATTATTATCAAACAATTTTACGTCACTATTATAGCGGCATTACATTAAAGAAAATGTACTGA
- the ruvC gene encoding crossover junction endodeoxyribonuclease RuvC encodes MRIIGIDPGTAICGYGIIDVKGSKLLPVAYGAITTPKELTDSQRLEILFNDLSDILEEYKPDKFGVEELFFNRNVTTAIKVGQARGVILLAAEQQRIPLYEYTPLQIKQAVTGYGKADKNQVIYMTMNILGIRERIKPDDTADALAVAICTAHSSHGDRLMRFV; translated from the coding sequence GTGCGCATTATTGGTATCGATCCGGGCACGGCTATATGCGGATATGGCATTATAGACGTGAAAGGTAGTAAACTGCTCCCGGTGGCTTACGGGGCGATTACAACTCCCAAGGAATTGACCGATTCACAACGCTTAGAGATATTGTTTAATGACTTAAGTGATATTTTAGAGGAATATAAACCTGATAAATTCGGTGTAGAGGAATTATTCTTTAACCGAAATGTGACGACCGCGATCAAGGTCGGCCAGGCGCGCGGTGTTATTCTGCTCGCTGCTGAGCAGCAGCGCATACCGCTGTACGAGTATACGCCGCTACAGATTAAGCAGGCCGTTACAGGTTACGGTAAAGCGGACAAGAATCAGGTGATTTACATGACCATGAATATTTTGGGGATTCGTGAGAGGATCAAGCCTGATGATACGGCCGATGCCTTGGCGGTGGCAATTTGTACGGCTCATAGTTCTCATGGTGATAGATTAATGAGGTTTGTATAA
- the ruvA gene encoding Holliday junction branch migration protein RuvA yields the protein MIGYVRGIVTHLFKESCYVDVHGVGYRVYVPTTTRQQLIEGQEVTLFTYLNVREDAMQLYGFWTEDEYELFILLISVSGIGPKVGLGILSGMTPEAFKLAVINGQVQQLTKLPGIGKKSAERLVLELKDKLAKMTRISTAAPIAVQPIGMSVNDVVNEAVEALVSLGYAERDVAPIVESLDDGKRDVSALIKSALVELGKGR from the coding sequence ATGATTGGATATGTAAGAGGCATCGTAACGCATCTTTTTAAAGAGTCCTGTTACGTTGATGTACACGGCGTGGGCTATCGGGTATATGTGCCGACTACTACACGACAACAATTGATAGAGGGGCAAGAGGTGACGCTCTTTACATATCTCAATGTACGTGAAGACGCGATGCAGCTCTACGGCTTTTGGACGGAGGACGAATATGAGCTTTTTATTTTACTCATTTCCGTATCCGGTATCGGTCCTAAGGTGGGGCTCGGTATACTGTCGGGCATGACGCCGGAGGCTTTCAAGCTGGCTGTTATAAACGGTCAGGTACAACAGTTGACCAAGTTGCCCGGTATCGGAAAGAAGTCTGCGGAGCGGCTGGTTTTGGAGCTGAAAGATAAGTTAGCGAAGATGACTCGGATCAGTACGGCTGCACCGATTGCAGTTCAGCCGATTGGAATGAGTGTGAATGACGTGGTCAATGAGGCTGTTGAGGCGCTTGTTTCGTTAGGCTATGCGGAGCGCGACGTGGCGCCTATCGTCGAGTCTCTTGATGACGGTAAACGCGATGTATCGGCATTGATTAAATCCGCTTTAGTTGAGCTTGGAAAGGGACGGTAA
- the ruvB gene encoding Holliday junction branch migration DNA helicase RuvB: MNEEVRLVGNDEHEEDIWQYSLRPKFFKEYIGQEEAKSNLSVYIQAAKQRQESLDHVLLYGPPGLGKTTLAGIIANELGVNFRITSGPAIEKAGDLAAILTNLEPHDVLFIDEIHRLSRSVEEVLYSAMEDYALDIIIGKGPSARSVRIDLPKFTLVGATTRAGALAAPLRDRFGIINRLEYYKQSELEFIVTRAAEILNIGIESTGAGEIARRSRGTPRIANRLLKRVRDFAQVVGDGVITRDIADDALQRLHVDKMGLDRIDRRVLQCIIEKYDGGPVGIDTIAAAVSEERDTIEDVYEPYLMQLGFLGRTPRGRVATKSAYEHLGISQTGKEQ; this comes from the coding sequence ATGAACGAAGAAGTACGCCTTGTCGGTAATGACGAACATGAAGAAGACATATGGCAATACAGCTTGCGACCGAAGTTTTTCAAGGAATATATAGGCCAAGAGGAAGCCAAGAGCAATTTGAGTGTTTATATTCAAGCGGCCAAGCAACGTCAGGAGTCTCTGGATCACGTCCTTCTCTATGGACCTCCAGGCCTTGGAAAGACGACATTGGCAGGTATTATCGCCAATGAATTGGGTGTTAATTTTCGCATAACTTCAGGCCCTGCGATTGAAAAAGCCGGTGACTTGGCTGCTATATTGACGAATTTGGAACCTCACGATGTGTTGTTTATAGATGAAATCCATCGTTTATCTCGTAGTGTGGAGGAGGTACTGTACTCCGCCATGGAGGATTATGCGTTGGATATCATTATCGGGAAAGGTCCGAGTGCCCGGTCGGTGCGTATCGATTTACCGAAGTTCACTTTGGTAGGGGCGACGACACGTGCCGGTGCCTTGGCTGCACCGTTACGGGATCGCTTCGGCATCATCAACCGGCTTGAGTATTACAAACAATCAGAGCTGGAGTTTATTGTGACCCGGGCGGCGGAAATACTGAACATCGGTATTGAGTCGACAGGGGCCGGTGAAATTGCACGTCGTTCAAGGGGAACGCCGCGTATTGCAAATCGTCTACTCAAGAGAGTGCGTGATTTTGCGCAAGTCGTAGGTGATGGGGTTATCACAAGAGATATTGCGGATGATGCATTGCAACGCTTGCATGTGGATAAAATGGGGTTGGATCGAATCGATCGGCGTGTGTTACAGTGTATTATTGAAAAATATGACGGCGGTCCGGTAGGTATAGATACGATTGCGGCGGCTGTCAGCGAAGAGAGAGATACCATCGAAGATGTGTATGAACCATATTTGATGCAATTAGGTTTTTTAGGACGCACACCGCGTGGGAGGGTGGCGACTAAATCGGCCTATGAACATCTCGGTATTTCACAAACAGGGAAAGAGCAATGA